The following coding sequences are from one Treponema primitia ZAS-1 window:
- a CDS encoding type II toxin-antitoxin system death-on-curing family toxin: MTLSEILFILEDQIRNYGGTYGVRDINLLSSAIYMPQSSFDGEYLHKTIPAMAATYAFHICQNHPFIDGNKRTALASSLVFLDINEYTLNCKDEMLYNKILNVAKGEIKKEELIKFYERYSKEK, translated from the coding sequence TTGACTTTATCGGAAATATTATTTATATTGGAAGACCAAATTAGAAACTATGGCGGGACATATGGGGTTAGAGATATAAATTTATTAAGTTCCGCGATATATATGCCGCAATCAAGTTTCGACGGAGAATATTTACATAAAACGATACCCGCAATGGCGGCAACTTATGCGTTTCATATATGCCAAAATCATCCATTTATTGACGGAAATAAAAGAACTGCATTGGCAAGTTCGTTAGTATTTTTAGACATAAACGAATATACATTAAATTGTAAAGACGAAATGCTGTATAATAAAATTTTGAACGTGGCAAAAGGCGAAATCAAAAAAGAAGAATTAATAAAATTTTACGAAAGATACTCAAAGGAAAAATAG